One stretch of Amycolatopsis sp. NBC_00345 DNA includes these proteins:
- a CDS encoding M15 family metallopeptidase, producing the protein MRTSQNGYSAPIGPVSRNLPGGTVPLRAGVTGDLLAWVGEQFHSRVEALEWPGCWGYAFRDVAGGHDLSNHASGTAIDLNAPRHPLGTAPSANYSAAQIAEIHALLAEVAGCVRWGGDYVGRKDCMHFEIVATEARCAAALGDLGARFSPPEQENDMPGPQDHEYPPSGDRQFHHRTIETRKTSQIVGDVWFALSAGYQDMADLHLYFNHEHEPIALASVPKDTRKWWPVPDGCESISWDYVCPGPSSSSLVYGPR; encoded by the coding sequence ATGAGGACTTCCCAGAACGGCTACAGCGCTCCGATCGGCCCCGTCAGCCGCAACCTGCCCGGTGGCACCGTCCCGCTCCGGGCGGGTGTGACCGGTGACCTGCTGGCGTGGGTCGGCGAGCAGTTCCACAGCCGGGTCGAGGCACTGGAGTGGCCGGGTTGCTGGGGCTACGCGTTCCGGGACGTGGCCGGCGGCCACGACCTGTCCAACCACGCCAGCGGCACCGCGATCGACCTGAACGCGCCCCGGCACCCGCTCGGCACCGCGCCGTCGGCGAACTACAGCGCGGCGCAGATCGCCGAGATCCACGCCCTGCTCGCCGAGGTCGCGGGCTGCGTGCGCTGGGGCGGCGATTACGTCGGCCGCAAGGACTGCATGCACTTCGAGATCGTCGCGACCGAGGCCAGGTGCGCAGCCGCGCTCGGCGACCTCGGGGCGCGGTTCAGCCCACCCGAACAGGAGAACGACATGCCAGGCCCACAGGACCACGAGTACCCGCCGAGCGGGGATCGGCAGTTCCACCATCGCACCATCGAGACGCGCAAGACGTCGCAGATCGTCGGCGACGTCTGGTTCGCCCTCAGCGCCGGTTATCAGGACATGGCCGACCTGCACCTGTACTTCAACCACGAGCACGAGCCGATCGCGCTGGCGAGCGTCCCCAAGGACACCCGCAAGTGGTGGCCGGTGCCGGATGGCTGCGAGTCGATCAGCTGGGACTACGTCTGCCCCGGCCCGTCGTCGTCGAGCCTGGTCTACGGGCCGCGCTGA
- a CDS encoding serine/threonine-protein kinase codes for MSSEGSIVGGRYRLDQPIGRGRAGIVWLAFDTRLFRTVAMKRMYLPVGLPPDRAEQARAMAMQEGKDAARIEHPCAITVFDVLPDGQDVWLVMEYIPSRGMSTFLSEHGRLTPEQAASLGILLGDAMAAIHGAGIIHRTLEPGTVLLADDGGVKLTDIGITGGGPHAAYRAPEVTRGGAPSPAADVFSLGATLYTAVEGVPPFGDDGDSSERPAQNAGVLNGALRKMLRMDPTTRPTMADTVSALSAITEGREQTAFVPPTAPAMPTMPASWPLPAQPAGPQQGLQQQGPPSGPQQQPFSEQPTQQAPLMQVPVQQVPYAPAPPQPMAQQPTQQISPQQIPPQQIPPQQQPMPPQSPTARFVPSAAQQAASAEAAAQKAAARRKLIMTVAAILCAVLIGIGVSQLLFV; via the coding sequence TTGAGTTCTGAAGGCAGCATCGTCGGCGGCCGGTACCGGCTGGACCAGCCGATCGGCCGTGGGCGCGCGGGCATCGTGTGGCTCGCGTTCGACACCCGGCTGTTCCGCACGGTCGCGATGAAGCGCATGTACCTGCCCGTGGGCCTGCCGCCCGACCGGGCGGAGCAGGCGCGCGCGATGGCGATGCAGGAGGGCAAGGACGCGGCGCGGATCGAGCACCCGTGCGCGATCACCGTGTTCGACGTGCTGCCCGACGGCCAGGACGTGTGGCTGGTGATGGAGTACATCCCGTCGCGCGGGATGTCGACGTTCCTCTCCGAGCACGGCCGGCTGACGCCCGAGCAGGCCGCGTCGCTGGGCATCCTGCTGGGCGACGCGATGGCGGCGATCCACGGGGCCGGCATCATCCACCGGACGCTGGAGCCGGGCACCGTGCTGCTCGCCGACGACGGCGGGGTGAAGCTCACCGACATCGGCATCACCGGCGGCGGACCGCACGCCGCCTACCGCGCACCCGAGGTGACTCGCGGCGGTGCGCCGTCGCCGGCCGCGGACGTGTTCTCGCTGGGCGCCACGCTGTACACGGCCGTCGAGGGAGTGCCGCCGTTCGGCGACGACGGCGACTCGTCCGAGCGGCCGGCGCAGAACGCGGGCGTGCTCAACGGCGCGCTGCGCAAGATGCTGCGGATGGACCCGACGACCCGGCCGACGATGGCCGACACCGTGAGCGCGCTCAGCGCCATCACCGAGGGCCGCGAGCAGACCGCGTTCGTGCCGCCGACGGCGCCCGCGATGCCGACCATGCCCGCGTCGTGGCCGCTGCCGGCTCAGCCCGCGGGCCCGCAGCAGGGGCTTCAGCAGCAGGGACCGCCGTCCGGTCCGCAGCAGCAGCCGTTCTCCGAGCAGCCGACGCAGCAGGCGCCGTTGATGCAGGTCCCGGTGCAGCAGGTGCCTTACGCGCCGGCGCCGCCGCAGCCGATGGCCCAGCAGCCCACCCAGCAGATTTCACCGCAGCAGATTCCACCGCAGCAGATCCCGCCGCAGCAGCAGCCCATGCCGCCGCAGTCGCCGACGGCCCGGTTCGTCCCCTCGGCCGCGCAGCAGGCGGCTTCGGCGGAGGCCGCCGCGCAGAAGGCGGCGGCGCGGCGGAAGCTGATCATGACCGTGGCCGCGATCCTGTGCGCCGTGCTGATCGGCATCGGCGTCTCACAGCTGCTGTTCGTCTGA
- a CDS encoding response regulator transcription factor, with protein sequence MTESQREPVKVFLVDDHALFRAGVRTELDSITDEVRVVGEAGSVADAVAGIVRTKPQVVLLDVHMPDGGGAEVLRRVRPDLPDVVFLALSVSDAAEDVIAVIRSGARGYVTKTISSKELVRAVVRVADGDAVFSPRLAGFVLDAFADRPGSAPISDPELDLLTPRERDVLRLLARGYAYKEIASELFISVKTVETHVSSVLRKTQLSNRYELSRWASDRRLV encoded by the coding sequence GTGACGGAGAGCCAGCGGGAGCCGGTCAAGGTCTTCCTCGTGGACGACCACGCGCTCTTCCGCGCCGGGGTCCGCACCGAGCTCGATTCCATCACCGACGAGGTGCGGGTGGTCGGCGAGGCGGGCTCGGTGGCGGACGCCGTCGCGGGCATCGTGCGCACCAAACCGCAGGTGGTGCTGCTCGACGTCCACATGCCCGACGGCGGTGGCGCCGAAGTGCTCCGCCGGGTGCGCCCGGACCTGCCGGACGTGGTGTTCCTCGCGCTATCGGTCTCGGACGCGGCCGAGGACGTGATCGCCGTGATCCGCTCCGGCGCGCGCGGCTACGTCACCAAGACGATCTCCTCGAAGGAACTGGTCCGCGCGGTGGTCCGCGTGGCCGACGGCGACGCCGTGTTTTCCCCGCGCCTGGCCGGTTTCGTGCTCGACGCGTTCGCCGACCGCCCCGGCTCCGCGCCGATCAGCGACCCCGAGCTGGACCTGCTGACCCCGCGTGAGCGCGACGTCCTCCGCCTCCTAGCGCGCGGCTACGCGTACAAGGAGATCGCGTCGGAGCTGTTCATCTCGGTGAAGACGGTGGAGACGCACGTTTCGAGCGTCCTGCGCAAGACGCAGCTGTCGAACCGCTATGAGCTGTCTCGCTGGGCTTCGGACCGCCGCCTCGTTTAG
- a CDS encoding LysR family transcriptional regulator gives MLDVRRMQVLRAVVTSGSITAAARNLGYTPSAISQQLSTLEREAGTELLERVGRGVRPTPAGTLLCEHAEALSVELARAETALTELKEGRTGKLAVRYFATAGASVVPHAVAAVRREHPGVWIDLKLVEPEDPLPEVETGRADVAIVVFPRSNPPAKGIELLHLLDDPYRAVLPRAHPLARKRVLALAELADEPWVGVDPMPGMCREILDSACASAGFTPNIVVESEDYQTAQGFIAAGLGVGLVPELGLGAPHPGVVVRRIRNPEPCRMIYAAVTARAAGSPAVRTLVTAMREAVGKAR, from the coding sequence ATGCTCGACGTGCGGCGAATGCAGGTGCTGCGCGCGGTGGTCACCAGTGGGTCGATCACCGCCGCGGCCAGGAACCTCGGGTACACCCCATCGGCGATCAGCCAGCAGCTCTCGACGCTGGAACGTGAGGCGGGCACCGAATTGCTGGAGCGCGTCGGCCGCGGGGTCCGGCCCACCCCGGCCGGCACGCTGCTGTGCGAACACGCCGAGGCGCTCAGCGTGGAGCTGGCGCGGGCCGAAACCGCGCTCACCGAGCTGAAGGAGGGGCGCACCGGCAAGCTGGCCGTCCGGTACTTCGCCACCGCCGGCGCGTCGGTCGTGCCGCACGCCGTGGCCGCCGTCCGCCGCGAGCACCCCGGCGTGTGGATCGACCTCAAGCTGGTGGAGCCCGAGGACCCGCTGCCCGAGGTCGAGACGGGCCGCGCCGACGTGGCCATCGTCGTCTTCCCGCGGTCGAACCCACCCGCCAAGGGGATCGAGCTGCTGCACCTGCTCGACGACCCGTACCGCGCGGTGCTGCCCCGCGCCCACCCGCTCGCGCGCAAGCGGGTGCTGGCCCTGGCGGAGCTCGCCGACGAGCCGTGGGTGGGCGTCGACCCGATGCCCGGCATGTGCCGGGAGATCCTCGACAGCGCCTGCGCGTCCGCGGGCTTTACCCCGAACATCGTGGTCGAGTCCGAGGACTACCAGACCGCGCAGGGGTTCATCGCCGCCGGGCTGGGCGTCGGCCTGGTGCCGGAGCTGGGCCTCGGCGCGCCGCACCCGGGTGTTGTCGTGCGCCGGATCCGCAATCCGGAGCCGTGCCGGATGATCTACGCCGCCGTCACCGCGCGGGCGGCGGGCAGCCCGGCCGTGCGCACACTCGTGACGGCCATGCGCGAGGCGGTCGGGAAGGCCCGCTGA
- a CDS encoding chorismate mutase, with the protein MNAQTQNADGQPAENTTAGEDIASLRKEIDWLDAEILRLVKRRVEVSKTVGAARMAAGGTRIVYNREMDVLARYRELGPEGRQLAMALLNLGRGRLGR; encoded by the coding sequence ATGAACGCGCAGACGCAGAACGCCGATGGACAGCCCGCCGAGAACACCACCGCGGGCGAGGACATCGCCTCGCTCCGCAAGGAGATCGACTGGCTCGACGCCGAGATCCTGCGGCTCGTCAAACGCCGCGTCGAGGTGTCGAAGACGGTCGGCGCCGCCCGGATGGCCGCCGGCGGCACGAGGATCGTCTACAACCGCGAGATGGACGTGCTGGCCCGCTACCGCGAGCTCGGCCCGGAAGGCCGGCAGCTGGCGATGGCGCTGCTCAATCTGGGCCGTGGGCGGCTGGGCCGGTGA
- a CDS encoding DUF1707 SHOCT-like domain-containing protein, whose product MDDKIPARLRASDDDRERVAATIQAAGAEGRLTLAEVEDRLSTVYATRFTDELGELTTDLPRPQPERRPFVRDALRHPALRVHLGIVVAIAVLLIVRWAVSGAEFFWPAIPMFWLFMSVLAHARVRSLRGAVRRRSGEPVPY is encoded by the coding sequence ATGGACGACAAGATTCCCGCCCGCCTCAGGGCTTCCGACGACGACCGAGAGCGCGTCGCCGCGACGATCCAGGCTGCCGGCGCCGAAGGACGGCTCACCCTGGCAGAGGTCGAAGACCGGCTGAGCACGGTTTACGCGACCCGCTTCACCGACGAGCTCGGCGAGCTCACCACCGACCTGCCCCGGCCGCAGCCCGAGCGCCGGCCGTTCGTCCGCGACGCGCTGCGGCACCCGGCGCTGCGCGTCCACCTCGGGATCGTGGTGGCGATCGCGGTGTTGCTGATCGTGCGGTGGGCGGTGTCCGGCGCCGAATTCTTCTGGCCGGCGATCCCGATGTTCTGGCTCTTCATGAGCGTCCTCGCACACGCGCGCGTGCGTTCTTTGCGGGGCGCAGTTCGGCGGCGGAGCGGCGAGCCTGTGCCATACTGA
- a CDS encoding serine/threonine-protein kinase, whose translation MSDEGRLVAGRYRVMGKIGSGAMGAVWQAHDDVLGRTVAIKQLLLQPGLDENAAEDARQRTMREGRIAARLHHPNAISVFDVVTDDNGQPCLIMEYLKSTSLAEVLQEHGTLPPLEVAAIGAQIAAALREAHAVGIVHRDIKPGNILLADNGTVKITDFGISRAKDDVTVTKTGMIAGTPAYLAPEVAIGGDPGPESDVFSLGSTLYAACEGQPPFGLSENTLSLLHAVAAGQINPPRQSGPLASVLAVLLHPDVKHRPTADECEELLSAVARGETPLGGSADETVMTPMAGTLGAAAVAGAGATRMLGEEEMPAGHSGTLLGEPGPAQQYYDEDEYPAGTGYPENDYDGYDQYQQEPPLYGDPSRNGLAATRAVPVGGGAGAGGHDGYDEPYDDYDDEPPPTRAHTSPHDEDEERPGAWKKPAIIGGIVVVGLVALGVWLLSSNNPPDASQQPAPAPSSSMVVPTTDTFPSTSDATSSSDQTSNAQASTSGRASSRRSEPRDTPTRDSPTKPPKTSDASSEEQTTPDKPPSSNKPPSSSSAPPNN comes from the coding sequence GTGAGCGACGAGGGTCGTCTGGTCGCCGGCCGCTACCGCGTCATGGGCAAGATCGGCTCGGGCGCGATGGGCGCCGTCTGGCAGGCGCACGACGATGTCCTTGGCCGCACGGTCGCCATCAAGCAGCTGCTGCTGCAGCCGGGCCTCGACGAGAACGCCGCCGAGGACGCGCGGCAGCGCACCATGCGCGAGGGCCGCATCGCGGCGCGCCTGCACCACCCCAACGCGATCTCGGTCTTCGACGTCGTCACCGACGACAACGGCCAGCCCTGCCTGATCATGGAGTACCTCAAGTCCACCAGCCTGGCGGAGGTGCTGCAGGAGCACGGCACGCTGCCGCCGCTGGAGGTCGCGGCGATCGGCGCGCAGATCGCGGCGGCGCTGCGCGAGGCGCACGCGGTCGGGATCGTGCACCGCGACATCAAGCCGGGCAACATCCTGCTCGCCGACAACGGCACCGTGAAGATCACCGACTTCGGCATCTCACGCGCCAAGGACGACGTCACGGTCACCAAGACCGGGATGATCGCCGGCACCCCCGCGTACCTCGCGCCCGAGGTGGCCATCGGCGGCGACCCCGGCCCCGAGTCCGACGTCTTCTCGCTCGGCTCCACGCTGTACGCCGCCTGCGAGGGCCAGCCGCCGTTCGGGCTGTCGGAGAACACGCTGAGCCTGCTCCACGCGGTCGCGGCCGGGCAGATCAACCCGCCGCGGCAGTCGGGCCCGCTCGCCAGCGTGCTCGCCGTGCTGCTGCACCCCGACGTCAAGCACCGGCCGACCGCCGACGAGTGCGAGGAGCTGCTCTCCGCCGTCGCGCGCGGCGAGACCCCGCTCGGCGGGTCCGCGGACGAGACCGTGATGACGCCGATGGCGGGCACGCTGGGCGCCGCGGCGGTCGCGGGCGCGGGCGCCACCCGGATGCTGGGCGAGGAGGAGATGCCCGCCGGGCACTCCGGCACCCTGCTCGGCGAGCCCGGCCCGGCGCAGCAGTACTACGACGAGGACGAGTACCCCGCGGGCACCGGTTACCCGGAGAACGACTACGACGGGTACGACCAGTACCAGCAGGAGCCGCCGCTCTACGGCGACCCGAGCCGCAACGGGCTGGCCGCCACCCGCGCCGTCCCGGTCGGCGGTGGCGCCGGTGCTGGTGGGCACGACGGCTACGACGAGCCGTACGACGACTACGACGACGAGCCCCCGCCCACGCGAGCCCACACGAGCCCGCACGACGAGGACGAGGAACGCCCCGGCGCCTGGAAGAAGCCGGCCATCATCGGCGGCATCGTGGTGGTGGGCCTGGTCGCGCTCGGTGTGTGGCTGCTCAGCTCCAACAACCCGCCGGACGCCTCCCAGCAGCCGGCCCCGGCGCCGTCCTCCTCGATGGTGGTCCCGACCACGGACACGTTCCCCTCCACGAGCGACGCAACCAGCAGCTCCGACCAGACGTCCAATGCACAGGCGTCGACCTCTGGACGGGCCAGCTCGCGGCGATCGGAGCCTCGGGACACCCCGACGCGCGACAGCCCGACGAAGCCGCCGAAGACTTCGGACGCCTCATCCGAAGAGCAGACGACTCCGGACAAGCCGCCGTCTTCCAACAAGCCGCCGTCTTCCTCGTCCGCACCGCCGAACAACTGA
- a CDS encoding PspC domain-containing protein, giving the protein MDGVQDSLDNGTAEPVAEPAATDPAVTGPTASATAGPPTGEPAAVPRTGEATAVPPAGKPAAVPPTGVPTAVLPTAVGVPEAVTRPKMYRRRSGRAVAGVAGGLADHLGVPVVWVRTAFALLAALNGAGMLAYGLLWVFVQQRAEEGETPKVNPKDRQQAYGLIALGIGLAIAFSTLTGAIRGWVAVPLAVVMLGAAVVWREADESQRRRWRAGAKDGVTGALVGGGGRRSAIIRILAGVALVATGIGVVVFQSGSFDQVRFALIAVLATLFGVAVLTVPFWLRLVRDLGDERRARIRTDERAEIAAHLHDSVLQTLALIQKHSDQPREVARLARGQERELRGWLYGPTGYGKPSEKKPEEQDEGGRQLSEALAAACGEVEDQFAISVGQVVVGEAELNEPLTALVQAAREAIVNAAKHAGVDEVSVYAEVEPTSVTVFVRDRGKGFDPDVVPADRHGLADSIRGRMERHGGTCKLRTAPGEGTEVQLAMPVKTGKGAA; this is encoded by the coding sequence ATGGACGGCGTGCAGGACTCCCTCGACAACGGCACCGCCGAACCGGTGGCGGAGCCGGCCGCGACTGACCCGGCCGTGACCGGGCCGACCGCGTCCGCCACCGCCGGGCCGCCTACTGGCGAGCCCGCTGCTGTGCCGCGGACCGGCGAGGCCACGGCTGTGCCGCCCGCCGGTAAGCCCGCTGCTGTGCCGCCCACCGGCGTGCCGACCGCTGTACTGCCCACGGCCGTGGGCGTGCCCGAGGCCGTGACGCGGCCGAAGATGTACCGGCGCCGGTCCGGTCGCGCGGTCGCCGGCGTCGCCGGTGGGCTCGCGGACCACCTCGGCGTGCCGGTGGTGTGGGTCCGCACCGCGTTCGCCCTGCTCGCGGCCCTCAACGGCGCCGGGATGCTCGCGTACGGCCTCCTGTGGGTCTTCGTGCAGCAGCGCGCCGAGGAGGGCGAAACCCCGAAGGTCAACCCGAAGGACCGTCAGCAGGCGTACGGCCTGATCGCCCTCGGCATCGGCCTCGCCATCGCGTTCAGCACGCTCACCGGCGCCATCCGCGGCTGGGTCGCCGTGCCGTTGGCCGTGGTGATGCTCGGTGCGGCGGTGGTCTGGCGGGAGGCCGACGAGTCGCAGCGCCGCCGCTGGCGGGCCGGCGCGAAGGACGGCGTCACCGGCGCGCTGGTCGGCGGGGGCGGCCGGCGCTCGGCGATCATCCGGATCCTGGCGGGCGTCGCGCTGGTGGCCACCGGCATCGGCGTGGTCGTGTTCCAGAGCGGCAGCTTCGACCAGGTCCGGTTCGCCCTGATCGCGGTGCTGGCGACGCTGTTCGGCGTCGCGGTGCTGACGGTCCCGTTCTGGCTGCGCCTGGTCCGCGACCTCGGCGACGAGCGCCGCGCGCGCATCCGCACCGACGAGCGCGCCGAGATCGCCGCCCACCTGCACGACTCCGTGCTGCAGACGCTGGCGTTGATCCAGAAGCATTCCGACCAGCCGCGTGAGGTCGCGCGGCTGGCCCGCGGCCAGGAGCGCGAGCTGCGCGGCTGGCTGTACGGGCCCACCGGCTACGGCAAGCCCAGCGAGAAGAAGCCCGAGGAACAGGACGAGGGCGGACGTCAGCTGTCCGAGGCGCTCGCCGCCGCCTGCGGGGAGGTCGAGGACCAGTTCGCGATCTCCGTCGGCCAGGTCGTGGTCGGCGAGGCGGAGCTGAACGAGCCGTTGACGGCGCTGGTCCAGGCCGCGCGCGAGGCGATCGTCAACGCGGCCAAGCACGCCGGCGTCGACGAGGTCAGCGTGTACGCCGAGGTGGAGCCGACGTCGGTCACCGTGTTCGTCCGCGACCGGGGCAAGGGCTTCGACCCGGACGTCGTCCCGGCCGACCGCCACGGGCTCGCCGACTCGATCCGCGGCCGCATGGAGCGCCACGGCGGCACGTGCAAACTGCGCACCGCGCCGGGCGAGGGCACCGAGGTCCAGCTGGCCATGCCGGTCAAAACCGGTAAGGGGGCGGCGTGA
- a CDS encoding DMT family transporter: MGETKTLLRIAALALMWGSSFFWIKLGLEALSPVQLVLARLVLGAVVLLALCRLYGHRMPSDKRTWGHLLVAAFFHNALPFLLFAIGETTVDSGITGVLNSTTPLWVLVVAPFLGVPNRMTATRVAGLVLGLAGILLIFAPWQASGLLSWGALGCLAAAASYGFAFVYEGRYLSDTGYSPYALSGGQMLLATGFLLLAMPFGGLTPVHLSPLPVIAIVVLGAGSTGIAFALNYQLLASEGAVAASVVGYLLPVVSVLLGAVFLHEQLNVGVIVGMLVVLAGVALTRLKRKALPTLESTTATAAPERV, encoded by the coding sequence GTGGGCGAGACGAAAACCCTGCTCAGGATCGCCGCGTTGGCGCTCATGTGGGGTTCGAGCTTCTTCTGGATCAAGCTGGGCCTGGAGGCGCTGTCGCCGGTACAGCTCGTGCTGGCGCGGCTGGTGCTCGGCGCGGTGGTGCTGCTGGCGCTGTGCCGGCTCTACGGGCACCGGATGCCGTCGGACAAGCGCACCTGGGGACACCTGCTGGTGGCCGCGTTCTTCCACAATGCGTTGCCGTTCCTGCTCTTCGCGATCGGCGAGACCACTGTGGACTCCGGCATCACCGGCGTGCTGAACTCGACGACGCCGCTGTGGGTGCTCGTGGTGGCGCCGTTCCTGGGCGTGCCGAACCGCATGACGGCGACGCGGGTGGCCGGCCTGGTGCTGGGGCTCGCCGGGATCCTGCTGATCTTCGCCCCGTGGCAGGCCTCGGGCCTGCTGAGCTGGGGCGCGCTGGGCTGCCTCGCGGCGGCGGCGAGCTACGGCTTCGCGTTCGTCTACGAGGGCCGCTACCTGTCGGACACGGGGTACTCGCCGTACGCGCTGTCCGGCGGGCAAATGCTGCTGGCCACCGGTTTCCTGCTGCTGGCGATGCCGTTCGGCGGACTGACCCCGGTGCACCTGAGCCCGCTGCCGGTGATCGCGATCGTGGTGCTGGGCGCCGGCTCCACCGGGATCGCGTTCGCGCTCAACTACCAGCTGCTGGCCAGCGAGGGCGCCGTGGCCGCGTCCGTGGTCGGCTACCTGCTGCCGGTCGTCTCGGTGCTGCTGGGCGCGGTGTTCCTGCACGAGCAGCTGAACGTGGGCGTGATCGTGGGCATGCTGGTGGTGCTCGCGGGCGTCGCGTTGACGCGGTTGAAGCGCAAAGCCTTGCCCACGCTCGAATCCACCACCGCGACGGCGGCGCCGGAGCGGGTCTAA